One Halobacterium zhouii genomic region harbors:
- a CDS encoding DNA-directed RNA polymerase subunit D produces MSTDFDVEFIDQDDREARFVVRNITPAFANGIRRAILADVPTLSIDSVRFVENSSVMFDEQIALRLGLVPLTTPEDFTEDDTATLALDVEGPGTAYSGDLVSSDPDVEPAEQNVPIIHLKDDQRLELEADAVLGVGRDHAKHQGGVAVGYRHLQQVTVEGDAAEYEDDEPQILRGVIEEDDELVPTEEFDNDLSERYPEKEVSVEDVSGAFVFHVESDGSMPVTELVLRAVDSLADRADELEQAVQL; encoded by the coding sequence ATGAGCACGGACTTCGACGTCGAATTCATCGACCAAGACGACCGGGAAGCCCGGTTCGTCGTCCGCAACATCACGCCGGCGTTCGCGAACGGCATCCGGCGAGCGATCCTCGCCGACGTGCCGACGCTGTCCATCGACAGCGTCCGCTTCGTCGAGAACTCCAGTGTGATGTTCGACGAACAGATCGCGTTGCGCCTCGGCCTGGTGCCGCTGACCACGCCCGAGGACTTCACAGAGGACGACACAGCGACGCTCGCACTCGACGTCGAGGGCCCGGGCACGGCGTACTCCGGCGACCTCGTGAGTTCCGATCCGGACGTCGAACCCGCCGAGCAGAACGTCCCAATCATCCACCTGAAGGACGACCAACGCCTCGAGCTCGAGGCCGACGCCGTCCTCGGAGTGGGCCGTGACCACGCCAAACATCAGGGCGGCGTGGCCGTCGGTTATCGACACCTCCAGCAGGTGACCGTGGAGGGTGACGCGGCGGAGTACGAGGACGACGAACCCCAGATTCTTCGGGGCGTCATCGAGGAGGACGACGAACTCGTGCCGACCGAGGAGTTCGACAACGACCTCTCCGAGCGGTACCCCGAGAAGGAGGTCAGCGTCGAGGACGTCTCCGGCGCGTTCGTCTTCCACGTCGAGTCCGACGGCTCGATGCCCGTGACCGAACTGGTGCTCCGTGCGGTCGACTCTCTGGCCGACCGCGCGGACGAACTCGAACAGGCAGTTCAACTGTAA
- a CDS encoding 30S ribosomal protein S11 produces MADDTTWGVAHIHASFNNTVMTVTDQTGAETLAKSSGGSVVKQNRDEASPYAAMQMAEQLAEDVLEQGIEKVHVRIRGPGGNLQRSPGPGAQAAIRALARAGLEIGRIEDVTPIPHDGTRPPKNSGY; encoded by the coding sequence ATGGCTGACGATACAACCTGGGGCGTCGCGCACATCCACGCCTCGTTCAACAACACCGTGATGACGGTGACGGACCAGACGGGCGCCGAGACGCTGGCCAAGTCCAGTGGCGGCTCCGTCGTAAAGCAGAACCGTGACGAGGCGTCCCCGTACGCTGCGATGCAGATGGCAGAACAGCTCGCGGAGGACGTCCTCGAACAGGGTATCGAGAAGGTGCACGTCCGCATTCGCGGTCCCGGCGGCAATCTCCAGCGGAGTCCGGGTCCGGGCGCACAGGCTGCGATCCGAGCGCTCGCTCGCGCGGGCCTCGAGATCGGCCGCATCGAGGACGTCACCCCGATCCCCCACGACGGCACTCGGCCGCCGAAGAACAGCGGGTACTAA
- a CDS encoding 30S ribosomal protein S4 — protein sequence MAVPGENTKFYETPNHPYQGERIAEESDFLSRYGLKNKEEFWRAQSELRSYRREARRLLGQTETATGEDFLARLKRYGVLSEEESLDDVLSLDVTDVLERRLQTVVYRKGLANTVGQARQFVAHGHVTIDGRRVTEPSYTVEVAEEDDVAIDETSELADELHPARAGEQET from the coding sequence ATGGCAGTACCCGGTGAGAACACGAAGTTCTACGAGACGCCGAACCACCCCTACCAGGGCGAGCGGATCGCCGAGGAGTCCGACTTCCTCTCCCGCTACGGCCTGAAGAACAAAGAGGAGTTCTGGCGAGCGCAGTCCGAACTGCGTTCGTACCGCCGCGAGGCGCGACGTCTGCTCGGGCAGACGGAGACCGCCACCGGCGAAGACTTCCTCGCTCGACTCAAGCGCTACGGCGTGCTCTCCGAGGAGGAGAGCCTCGACGACGTCCTGTCACTCGACGTGACTGACGTCCTCGAGCGCCGTCTCCAGACAGTCGTCTACCGCAAGGGGCTGGCGAACACGGTGGGGCAGGCCCGCCAGTTCGTCGCCCACGGCCACGTCACCATCGACGGCCGCCGCGTCACCGAGCCGTCGTACACTGTCGAGGTCGCGGAGGAGGACGACGTCGCTATCGACGAGACGAGCGAGCTCGCAGACGAACTACACCCGGCGCGAGCGGGTGAGCAGGAGACATAA
- a CDS encoding 30S ribosomal protein S13, translating into MSTEEQEDADEDVQYFVRIGQTDLDGTKTVERALAELDGVGRRVARVIADDSGVDRTATFGRLDDDAIESVKEAVDGFAEHAPDWLANRRNDFYTGETHHITGNDVGLTRDQDINRMRMIRSYKGIRHERGQKVRGQRTKSTGRTEGTIGVNVEAIKEQQAEEEAAEGGEE; encoded by the coding sequence ATGAGCACGGAAGAACAAGAGGACGCGGACGAGGACGTTCAGTACTTCGTCCGTATCGGTCAGACGGACCTCGACGGCACGAAGACCGTCGAGCGAGCCCTCGCCGAGTTAGACGGCGTTGGCCGCCGTGTGGCGCGAGTCATCGCGGACGACTCGGGTGTCGACCGCACCGCGACCTTCGGCCGCCTCGACGACGACGCCATCGAGAGCGTCAAGGAGGCAGTCGACGGCTTCGCGGAGCACGCACCCGATTGGCTCGCGAACCGCCGGAACGACTTCTACACCGGCGAGACGCACCACATCACGGGCAACGACGTCGGCCTGACGCGCGACCAGGACATCAACCGCATGCGGATGATCCGCTCCTACAAGGGCATCCGACACGAGCGCGGACAGAAGGTCCGCGGTCAGCGCACGAAGTCCACCGGCCGCACGGAAGGCACCATCGGCGTGAACGTGGAAGCGATCAAGGAACAACAGGCAGAAGAAGAAGCAGCCGAGGGAGGTGAGGAATAA
- the moaA gene encoding GTP 3',8-cyclase MoaA, whose protein sequence is MLADSFGREVTGVRVSLTDRCNFDCVYCHNEGLGDTRGPMDPRGHEMSADDVVRFLEVAAEFDVDSVKLTGGEPMLRDDLEEIIERAPDSMEVSMTTNGTFLPGRAEGLVDAGLERVNVSQDALDADAFRELTQSGAYDRVIEGVRAAVDAGLDPVKLNMVVFRKTAGYVPEMVDYVAEQDSLQLQLIEFMPELVGKPEWAVDIGDVHDWLAERADRVETREMHDRKRYWVGGDGGESDGSGGGMVEIVDPVGNEEFCANCHRVRVTHEGYLKGCLNRNDDLRSMGEMTKAEIREAFRETVEDRVPYYGEYMVRDGEGGWEVNDDYVEV, encoded by the coding sequence ACCGGCGTTCGGGTGTCGCTCACCGACCGGTGTAACTTCGATTGCGTCTACTGCCACAACGAGGGGTTGGGGGACACGCGCGGGCCGATGGACCCTCGCGGCCACGAGATGAGCGCGGACGACGTGGTCCGGTTTCTGGAGGTCGCCGCGGAGTTTGACGTGGACAGCGTGAAACTCACGGGCGGCGAACCGATGCTCCGCGACGACCTGGAGGAGATCATCGAGCGCGCGCCGGACTCGATGGAGGTGTCGATGACGACGAACGGGACGTTCCTGCCGGGGCGCGCGGAGGGCCTGGTGGACGCAGGACTGGAGCGAGTGAACGTCTCTCAGGACGCACTGGACGCGGATGCGTTCCGGGAGTTGACCCAGAGCGGGGCGTACGACCGCGTGATAGAGGGCGTTCGCGCGGCGGTCGACGCCGGCCTCGACCCCGTGAAGCTGAACATGGTCGTGTTCCGGAAGACGGCGGGATACGTGCCCGAGATGGTGGACTACGTCGCGGAACAGGACTCCCTCCAGTTGCAACTCATCGAGTTCATGCCGGAGCTCGTGGGGAAGCCGGAGTGGGCGGTGGACATCGGGGACGTCCACGACTGGTTGGCGGAGCGCGCGGACCGCGTCGAGACGCGGGAGATGCACGACCGGAAGCGCTACTGGGTCGGCGGAGACGGTGGCGAGTCGGACGGAAGTGGCGGCGGGATGGTCGAGATCGTCGATCCCGTGGGGAACGAGGAGTTCTGCGCGAACTGCCACCGCGTGCGCGTCACCCACGAGGGCTACCTGAAGGGGTGTCTGAATCGGAACGACGACCTGCGCTCGATGGGCGAGATGACGAAAGCCGAGATTCGGGAGGCGTTCCGGGAGACGGTCGAGGACCGCGTGCCGTACTACGGCGAGTACATGGTGCGGGACGGCGAGGGTGGCTGGGAGGTGAACGACGATTACGTCGAGGTGTAG